In Brevundimonas subvibrioides, a genomic segment contains:
- a CDS encoding TetR/AcrR family transcriptional regulator produces the protein MRESASTALSPAAETQGQPRINRRQAAKVRTRQKVLDAARGLFAERGYEPATIRDIARGAGMSTGAVFANFQDKAELFEAVLTEDMAGLAEVMKNGAGDGTTRNRLVNALSAGYHGSIDQLPLFQAIVARSWFQPIAAETRQRAATGGLTAVISDILRAGIGAGELKQDADVALLTELTWDAYLSNYRRAAYDGWSVEQLADHIGRQVDTLLAGVSTK, from the coding sequence ATGCGTGAGTCCGCGTCGACAGCCCTGTCCCCCGCCGCCGAAACCCAAGGCCAGCCCCGGATCAACCGCCGCCAGGCCGCCAAGGTGCGAACCCGCCAGAAGGTGCTGGACGCCGCCCGCGGCCTGTTCGCAGAGCGCGGCTATGAGCCCGCCACCATCCGCGACATCGCCCGGGGAGCCGGGATGTCGACGGGTGCCGTCTTTGCCAACTTCCAGGACAAGGCCGAACTGTTCGAGGCCGTCCTGACCGAGGACATGGCCGGTCTGGCCGAGGTGATGAAGAACGGCGCCGGGGACGGGACGACGCGCAACCGTCTGGTGAACGCCCTGTCGGCCGGCTACCACGGCTCCATCGACCAGCTGCCGCTGTTCCAGGCCATCGTGGCCCGGTCCTGGTTCCAGCCGATCGCAGCCGAGACGCGCCAGCGCGCGGCGACCGGGGGGCTGACCGCGGTCATCAGCGACATCCTGCGCGCGGGCATCGGCGCGGGCGAACTTAAGCAGGATGCGGACGTCGCCCTGCTGACCGAGCTGACCTGGGACGCCTATCTGTCGAACTATCGCCGCGCGGCCTACGACGGCTGGTCGGTCGAGCAGCTGGCCGACCACATCGGCCGCCAGGTCGACACCCTGCTGGCCGGCGTCAGCACCAAGTAG
- a CDS encoding cation:proton antiporter: MTGGHGGGEYKDLVVFLAAAGIVVPLFSRWKISPVLGFLAAGVLLGPDGLGRLAPLIPWLAWLTIDDADQLSQLSELGVAFLLFMIGLELSWERLKAMRRLVFGFGLMQVGVCTVVLGATFMAMGQSLASAAVLGMGLALSSTAVVLPVMAERGRMKGVVGRATFSALLAQDLAVAPILITVTVLAALAAGGGEMTLSVLGPALLTLAPAAIGLALIVVIGRLGLRPLFRSVAKSRRKTKGGGQELFVALCLLVVIGAGVAAQAAGLSMSLGALIAGILLAETEYRREIEINIEPFKGLLLGVFFVGVGIGLDLDAVAADPLGVFGLALALTTIKAGLIFGLARAWGLSMRAAIETALVLGPAGEFAFVILTTGMVEGIAARAFTQGVLVSATLSMFTVPLMAMLGQRLARVAVPGPVPPLPEPEARSGDVLIVGFGRVGRLVAEMLGRHDQTFIALDTDPTAVAAGRRDGFDVSYGDAGRPEMLSLCGIDTARALVVTMDAPGKVDEVVMAARGLRDDLIIIARARDDRHAARLYALGVTDAVPETTEASLQLAENLLVDLGVPMGLVLASIHERRDAFRAIFQAAAPKDRRDRPTRALRASLRP; encoded by the coding sequence ATGACGGGCGGACACGGCGGCGGCGAATACAAGGATCTGGTCGTCTTCCTGGCGGCGGCGGGCATCGTCGTGCCCCTGTTCAGCCGCTGGAAGATCAGCCCGGTGCTGGGATTCCTGGCCGCCGGTGTGTTGCTGGGGCCAGACGGGCTGGGGCGGCTGGCACCCCTGATCCCCTGGCTGGCCTGGCTGACCATCGACGACGCCGATCAGTTGTCGCAGCTGTCCGAACTGGGCGTCGCCTTCCTGCTGTTCATGATCGGGCTGGAGCTTTCGTGGGAACGGCTGAAGGCGATGCGACGGCTCGTCTTCGGTTTCGGCCTGATGCAGGTCGGGGTCTGCACCGTCGTGCTGGGTGCCACCTTCATGGCGATGGGCCAGTCGCTGGCCTCGGCGGCCGTGCTGGGCATGGGGCTGGCGCTGTCATCGACGGCCGTCGTCCTGCCGGTCATGGCCGAGCGGGGGCGGATGAAGGGTGTCGTCGGGCGTGCCACCTTTTCGGCCCTGCTGGCGCAGGACCTGGCCGTGGCACCGATCCTGATCACCGTGACGGTCCTCGCGGCCCTGGCGGCCGGTGGCGGCGAGATGACGCTGTCGGTCCTGGGGCCCGCCCTGCTGACCCTGGCCCCCGCCGCCATCGGTCTGGCCCTGATCGTCGTGATCGGCCGGCTGGGTCTGCGCCCGCTGTTCCGGTCGGTCGCAAAGAGCCGCCGGAAGACCAAGGGCGGGGGCCAGGAGCTGTTCGTCGCCCTGTGCCTGCTGGTCGTCATCGGCGCGGGCGTGGCGGCCCAGGCTGCGGGCCTGTCGATGAGTCTGGGGGCCCTGATCGCCGGAATCCTGCTGGCCGAGACCGAGTACCGCCGCGAGATCGAGATCAATATCGAGCCGTTCAAGGGCCTGCTGCTGGGGGTCTTCTTCGTCGGGGTCGGCATCGGGCTGGATCTCGATGCCGTGGCGGCCGATCCGCTGGGCGTGTTCGGTCTGGCCCTGGCGCTGACCACGATCAAGGCGGGGCTGATCTTCGGCCTGGCAAGAGCCTGGGGCCTGTCGATGCGCGCCGCGATCGAGACGGCGCTGGTGCTGGGTCCGGCGGGCGAGTTCGCCTTCGTCATCCTGACCACCGGCATGGTGGAGGGGATCGCGGCGCGCGCGTTCACGCAAGGGGTCCTGGTCTCGGCCACCCTGTCCATGTTCACCGTGCCGCTGATGGCCATGTTGGGCCAGAGGCTGGCGCGCGTCGCCGTGCCCGGCCCCGTGCCCCCCCTGCCGGAGCCGGAGGCACGGTCGGGCGACGTGCTGATCGTCGGATTCGGACGGGTCGGGCGTCTGGTGGCCGAAATGCTGGGCCGGCACGACCAGACGTTCATTGCGCTCGATACGGATCCCACCGCGGTCGCCGCCGGGCGCAGGGATGGCTTCGATGTCTCCTATGGCGATGCGGGGCGGCCCGAAATGCTGTCACTGTGCGGGATCGACACGGCGCGCGCCCTGGTCGTGACCATGGACGCGCCGGGCAAGGTCGACGAGGTCGTCATGGCGGCCCGAGGCCTGCGCGACGATCTGATCATCATCGCCCGCGCCCGTGACGATCGCCATGCGGCCAGGCTCTATGCGCTCGGCGTCACGGACGCCGTGCCCGAGACGACCGAGGCCAGCCTGCAGCTGGCCGAGAACCTGCTGGTCGATCTGGGTGTGCCGATGGGGCTGGTCCTGGCCTCGATCCACGAGCGGCGCGACGCCTTCCGTGCCATCTTCCAGGCCGCCGCGCCCAAGGACCGGCGCGACCGTCCGACGCGGGCCCTGCGCGCCAGCCTGCGCCCTTAA
- a CDS encoding M13 family metallopeptidase has protein sequence MNRLLIGAAVGALLLPASTVLAQEHTCVDESCTVMSLFQDVPAVEGATGYQGIAAPKYGTWGFDTAGMDTSIAPGDSFMRYANGAALDRLVIPSDRTSYGSFALLRELSDNRLKVMIEGLAARTDLVTGSDEQKIADAYRSYMDTDRIEQLDAQPLQPYLAAIRAADTREKLAAYMGGTNGRLGASIFGTGITTDQKAPDRYVVSTGQAGLGLPNRDYYLSPLYADKKEKYQVYVARMLEMVGWENPTDAAAAIVAMETRIAEAHWTPIENRNRDRTYNEYTIQRLVDEAPGFDWVGYYTAARLGDVPRLIVRQNTALPRIAAIYAETPVETLQAWEAFHTVDEAAPRLSRRFSDAQWEFRSRDLSGQPEQRSREKRGISFAEGALGEAVGRQYVADYFPAESKAKMEQLVANLRLALGQRIDNLTWMSDATKAQAHDKLDKFTVKIGYPDRWRDYSDLEIRADDLFGNGERAGLFQWNYQLNRLNQPVDKAEWGMTPQTVNAYYNSTNNEIVFPAAILQPPFFDPDADPAVNYGGIGGVIGHEIGHGFDDQGSKSDGNGVLRSWWTAEDRANFDALTTRLGAQYDQFEPLPGYHVQGGLTMGENIGDAAGTAVGLEAYHLSLAGAEAPVIDGFTGDQRFFLGWAQVWQSKSREDALKQQVATDPHSPAEFRVIGPLRNVDAWYTAFDVQPGTRYYLTPAERVHLW, from the coding sequence ATGAACAGACTTCTGATCGGTGCCGCTGTCGGCGCACTGCTTCTTCCCGCGTCCACCGTGCTGGCACAGGAGCACACCTGCGTGGATGAAAGCTGCACCGTCATGTCCCTGTTCCAGGACGTCCCGGCTGTCGAGGGTGCGACGGGCTATCAGGGCATCGCGGCACCGAAATACGGCACCTGGGGCTTCGACACGGCGGGCATGGACACCTCGATCGCGCCCGGCGACAGCTTCATGCGCTATGCCAATGGCGCGGCGCTGGATCGTCTGGTCATTCCGTCGGACCGCACCAGCTACGGCTCCTTCGCCCTGCTGCGCGAGCTGTCGGACAACCGCCTGAAGGTGATGATCGAGGGCCTGGCCGCCCGCACGGATCTGGTCACCGGCTCCGACGAACAGAAGATCGCCGACGCCTACCGCTCCTATATGGACACCGACCGGATCGAGCAGCTGGATGCCCAGCCGCTGCAACCCTATCTGGCCGCGATCCGTGCCGCCGACACGCGCGAGAAGCTGGCCGCCTACATGGGCGGTACCAACGGCCGACTGGGGGCCTCGATCTTCGGCACCGGCATCACCACCGACCAGAAGGCGCCCGACCGCTACGTTGTCTCGACGGGACAGGCGGGCCTCGGCCTGCCGAACCGCGACTACTATCTGTCGCCGCTCTATGCGGACAAGAAAGAGAAGTATCAGGTCTATGTGGCCCGGATGCTGGAAATGGTTGGCTGGGAAAACCCGACCGACGCCGCCGCTGCCATCGTCGCGATGGAGACCCGGATTGCCGAGGCCCACTGGACCCCGATCGAAAACCGCAACCGCGACCGGACCTACAACGAATACACCATTCAGCGGCTGGTCGACGAAGCCCCCGGTTTCGACTGGGTCGGCTACTACACCGCTGCCCGGCTGGGCGACGTGCCACGCCTCATCGTCCGCCAGAACACGGCCCTGCCCAGGATCGCCGCCATCTATGCCGAAACGCCGGTCGAGACCCTGCAGGCCTGGGAAGCCTTCCATACTGTCGACGAGGCCGCGCCGCGCCTGTCGCGCCGGTTCTCGGATGCCCAGTGGGAGTTCCGCTCCCGTGACCTGTCGGGTCAGCCGGAACAGCGCAGCCGCGAGAAACGCGGCATCAGCTTCGCCGAGGGGGCGCTGGGCGAGGCCGTCGGCCGCCAGTATGTCGCCGACTACTTCCCGGCCGAATCCAAGGCCAAGATGGAGCAGCTGGTCGCCAACCTGCGGCTGGCCCTGGGCCAACGGATCGACAACCTGACCTGGATGAGCGACGCCACCAAGGCCCAGGCGCACGACAAGCTGGACAAGTTCACCGTCAAGATCGGCTATCCCGACCGCTGGCGCGACTATTCCGACCTCGAAATCCGCGCCGACGACCTGTTCGGCAATGGCGAGCGGGCCGGGCTGTTCCAGTGGAATTACCAGCTGAACCGCCTGAATCAGCCGGTCGACAAGGCCGAATGGGGCATGACGCCCCAGACGGTGAACGCCTATTACAACTCCACCAACAATGAGATCGTCTTCCCCGCTGCGATCCTGCAGCCGCCGTTCTTCGATCCCGATGCGGACCCGGCCGTGAACTATGGCGGCATCGGCGGTGTCATCGGCCACGAGATCGGCCACGGTTTTGACGACCAGGGCTCCAAGTCCGACGGCAACGGCGTGCTGCGCAGCTGGTGGACGGCCGAGGACCGGGCTAATTTCGATGCCCTGACCACGCGGCTGGGGGCCCAGTACGACCAGTTCGAACCGTTGCCGGGCTATCATGTCCAGGGCGGCCTCACGATGGGCGAGAACATCGGCGATGCCGCCGGCACGGCCGTGGGGCTCGAGGCCTATCACCTGTCGCTGGCCGGGGCCGAGGCTCCCGTCATCGACGGCTTCACCGGCGATCAGCGCTTCTTCCTGGGGTGGGCGCAGGTCTGGCAGTCCAAATCGCGCGAGGACGCCCTGAAGCAGCAGGTCGCCACCGACCCGCACAGCCCGGCCGAGTTCCGGGTCATCGGCCCGCTGCGGAACGTCGATGCCTGGTACACGGCCTTCGACGTCCAGCCCGGCACCCGCTACTATCTGACGCCCGCCGAGCGCGTTCACCTCTGGTAG
- a CDS encoding pentapeptide repeat-containing protein, translated as MPEVSEGVVRRRISQQELDAICARHDRLWQARPGGARAVFAWMDLSGLNLKGRNLADADFSAACLIGADLTGARLDNGTFFGADMQDAIFVDASLRRADLRGACLRGANLSGADLFEADLREGAIASASKTDGFRIVEAQGRNITQAQGVSLVGANLQRSRLSGIAAQSADFSDAIMKDCKLVRANLKQACFRGADLAGADMSGADLTGADMRDAVLVGVNSSMWRTDRANLEGALTDNRSAGEPVAQLPAAEMLHEHAIWCESGGVEGQPSVFDHVDLRGLGSITGLNLTALSARGAVFYGLNMEGVQLQGAHLEGADLRSTNLKRADLRGARLSGARLNGADLREAQLGPLMIGPDRLLPADLTGATLRSADLTGADLRRAVLVGADLTRASLHGAQTRHAVLTDAVLAGVRGYERQAETT; from the coding sequence ATGCCAGAGGTCTCTGAAGGCGTCGTTCGTCGCCGCATCAGCCAGCAGGAACTCGACGCGATCTGCGCCCGGCACGACCGGCTGTGGCAGGCGCGGCCCGGCGGGGCGCGCGCGGTCTTCGCCTGGATGGACCTGTCGGGACTGAACCTGAAGGGCCGCAATCTCGCCGACGCCGACTTCTCCGCCGCCTGCCTGATCGGGGCCGACCTGACCGGCGCGCGGCTGGACAACGGAACCTTTTTCGGCGCGGACATGCAGGACGCGATCTTCGTCGACGCCTCGCTGCGCCGGGCGGATCTGCGCGGGGCCTGTCTGCGCGGGGCCAACCTCTCCGGCGCGGACCTGTTCGAGGCCGACCTGCGCGAGGGGGCCATCGCCTCGGCCAGCAAGACCGACGGCTTCCGCATCGTGGAGGCGCAAGGGCGCAATATCACCCAGGCCCAGGGTGTCAGCCTGGTGGGTGCCAACCTGCAGCGATCCCGGCTGTCCGGCATCGCGGCCCAGTCGGCTGACTTTTCCGACGCCATCATGAAGGACTGCAAGCTGGTCCGCGCCAACCTGAAACAGGCCTGCTTCCGGGGGGCCGATCTGGCGGGTGCCGACATGTCGGGTGCGGACCTGACCGGTGCGGACATGCGCGACGCGGTGCTGGTGGGTGTGAACTCGTCGATGTGGCGGACCGACCGGGCCAATCTGGAAGGGGCCCTGACCGACAACCGCTCCGCCGGAGAACCGGTCGCACAGCTGCCTGCGGCCGAGATGCTGCATGAACACGCCATCTGGTGCGAGAGCGGTGGCGTCGAGGGTCAGCCTTCGGTCTTCGACCATGTCGATCTGCGAGGCCTCGGCTCGATCACAGGCCTGAACCTGACGGCCCTCTCGGCGCGGGGCGCGGTCTTCTACGGACTGAACATGGAGGGTGTGCAGCTTCAGGGCGCGCATCTGGAAGGGGCCGATCTGCGCTCCACCAATCTGAAGCGCGCCGATCTGCGCGGGGCCCGCCTGAGCGGCGCGCGTCTGAACGGGGCGGACCTGCGCGAGGCACAGCTGGGGCCCCTGATGATCGGGCCGGACCGCCTGCTGCCCGCAGACCTGACCGGGGCGACCCTGCGCTCTGCCGATCTGACGGGCGCGGACCTGCGGCGTGCCGTCCTGGTCGGGGCCGATCTGACGCGGGCCAGCCTGCACGGAGCCCAGACCCGCCATGCGGTCCTGACCGACGCCGTGCTGGCGGGGGTCAGGGGTTATGAACGCCAGGCCGAAACGACATAG
- a CDS encoding Hsp20 family protein yields the protein MRTIDFTPLYRSAVGFDRLAGLLESAARTSQETGWPPYNIETTGENAYRIEIAVAGFKPDELNIEVKENLLTVAGRKTANDDTTERTYLHRGLAERDFERRFQLADYVVVTEAGLDNGLLSIGLKRELPEALKPRRIEIATKDSTGLIESKTA from the coding sequence ATGCGTACCATCGACTTCACCCCCCTCTATCGTTCCGCCGTGGGCTTCGACCGTCTGGCGGGCCTGCTGGAAAGCGCCGCGCGCACCAGTCAGGAAACCGGCTGGCCGCCCTACAACATCGAGACGACGGGCGAGAACGCCTATCGGATCGAGATCGCCGTCGCCGGCTTCAAGCCCGACGAGCTGAACATCGAGGTCAAGGAAAACCTGCTGACCGTCGCCGGTCGCAAGACGGCCAACGACGATACGACCGAGCGGACGTATCTGCATCGCGGCCTGGCCGAGCGTGACTTCGAGCGCCGTTTCCAGCTGGCAGACTATGTCGTCGTGACAGAGGCGGGGCTCGACAACGGCCTTTTGTCCATCGGACTGAAGCGCGAACTCCCCGAGGCGCTGAAGCCCCGGCGCATCGAGATCGCGACGAAGGATTCGACGGGACTGATCGAGAGCAAGACGGCCTGA
- a CDS encoding class I SAM-dependent methyltransferase: MRRLTLSLAALVLMTGSAAAQTLPTPGETAAQRVARREAMQPPVLREDEQLQAAIGSDTRPAADVARDAFRHPYETLTFWGLTPGMSIVEIEPGRGGWWSAILRPYAAATGGTYTAVNRPLEGMGVADGTADLIVVARAFHNWQRSTPARTGPYLEAFFRALKPGGILAVEQHRADEGLNAAVTAPTGYVSESYVIQAAQAAGFVLEARSELNANPRDNHDHPYGVWSLPPTRVSAPREGVATDRATPLTEAERAALDAIGESDRMTLRFRKPG; encoded by the coding sequence ATGCGCCGCCTGACGCTGTCCCTCGCAGCCCTCGTCCTGATGACGGGCTCCGCAGCCGCCCAGACCCTGCCGACGCCGGGTGAGACGGCAGCCCAGCGCGTGGCGCGGCGCGAGGCCATGCAGCCCCCCGTGCTCCGGGAGGATGAACAGCTTCAGGCCGCGATCGGATCCGACACCCGCCCCGCCGCGGACGTGGCCCGCGACGCCTTTCGGCATCCCTACGAGACCCTGACCTTCTGGGGCCTGACGCCCGGCATGAGCATCGTCGAGATCGAGCCGGGTCGCGGCGGCTGGTGGAGCGCCATCCTGCGGCCCTATGCGGCGGCGACCGGTGGCACCTACACGGCGGTCAATCGGCCGCTGGAGGGCATGGGCGTGGCCGACGGCACGGCCGACCTGATCGTGGTGGCGCGCGCCTTCCACAACTGGCAGCGCTCGACCCCCGCGCGGACCGGCCCCTATCTGGAGGCCTTCTTCAGGGCGCTGAAGCCCGGCGGCATCCTCGCCGTCGAGCAGCACCGCGCCGACGAGGGCCTGAATGCCGCCGTCACCGCTCCCACCGGCTATGTCTCCGAAAGCTACGTCATCCAGGCCGCGCAGGCGGCCGGCTTCGTGCTGGAGGCCCGCAGCGAGCTGAACGCCAATCCGAGGGACAATCACGATCATCCCTATGGCGTCTGGAGCCTGCCGCCGACCCGCGTCAGCGCCCCGCGCGAGGGGGTCGCGACGGATCGCGCCACGCCCCTGACCGAGGCGGAACGTGCGGCGCTCGATGCCATCGGCGAGAGCGATCGCATGACCCTGCGGTTCCGCAAGCCGGGCTGA
- a CDS encoding alpha/beta fold hydrolase has product MGVPGAAAPPGGEGDWFRGAGGLRLRAAFWIPSALVAPRPRGTVILSPGRTEPIEKYFEVIGNFLARGWCVLAHDWRGQGLSARLLPDRLKGHARAVEEFLDDYSRLLDAFETRAPKPWIAVGHSMGGTLNLLSLQAGENRCAGAILSSPMLRIKTGKRSMWSVKLAVRWNVRHGKAGDFVLDDPDDPFDHTFEKDALTSDEGRYEMWRQQLYACPHLAVGGPTWGWLAFGIDAGERALKPKALKSVTIPCTIVQSGEDDRVWKQTNRWAAKRLGRGRYVEVAGAKHEVIMETDDHRAIFLREFDAMADYVSPVNDLAPVPTD; this is encoded by the coding sequence ATGGGGGTTCCGGGTGCCGCCGCCCCGCCCGGGGGCGAGGGCGACTGGTTCCGCGGGGCCGGGGGTCTGCGCCTGCGCGCCGCCTTCTGGATCCCGTCCGCCCTCGTCGCCCCCCGACCGCGTGGCACGGTCATCCTCAGCCCCGGCCGGACCGAGCCGATCGAGAAATATTTCGAGGTCATCGGCAATTTTCTGGCGCGCGGCTGGTGCGTTCTGGCTCACGACTGGCGGGGCCAGGGTCTGTCTGCCCGCCTGCTGCCGGATCGCCTGAAAGGCCACGCCCGGGCGGTCGAGGAATTCCTCGACGACTATTCGCGCCTGCTGGACGCGTTCGAGACGCGGGCCCCCAAGCCATGGATCGCCGTCGGCCATTCGATGGGTGGCACGCTGAACCTGCTGAGCCTGCAGGCGGGCGAGAACCGCTGCGCCGGCGCGATTCTGTCCAGCCCCATGCTGCGCATCAAGACCGGCAAGCGGTCGATGTGGTCGGTCAAGCTGGCGGTGCGCTGGAACGTGCGTCACGGCAAGGCCGGCGACTTCGTGCTGGACGACCCGGACGATCCCTTCGACCACACCTTCGAAAAGGACGCCCTGACCTCCGACGAGGGCCGATACGAGATGTGGCGACAGCAGCTCTATGCCTGCCCGCACCTGGCCGTCGGGGGCCCCACCTGGGGCTGGCTGGCTTTCGGCATCGACGCGGGCGAACGCGCGCTGAAGCCCAAGGCGCTGAAATCGGTGACAATTCCCTGCACCATCGTCCAGTCGGGCGAGGACGACCGGGTCTGGAAACAGACCAACCGCTGGGCCGCCAAGCGTCTGGGTCGCGGGCGCTATGTCGAGGTGGCCGGGGCGAAGCACGAGGTCATCATGGAGACCGACGACCACCGCGCCATCTTCCTGCGCGAGTTCGACGCCATGGCGGATTATGTGTCGCCCGTGAACGACCTGGCCCCCGTGCCGACGGACTGA
- the hisN gene encoding histidinol-phosphatase, producing MTEFESFAVELAAGAARVTLPYFRGDYAEENKAGPGAFDPVTQADREAEAAIRTMIAARYPDHGVIGEEYGEDRPDAEHVWILDPIDGTRAFIAGLPMWTTLIALRVGGRPKVGAISQPYIGELFLGGPSGAVLMSRGQTRPIRVRPCERLTDAVIATTAPEIFTAPELGAWTQVMAAARLARYGCDAYAYAMLAMGRIDMVAETGLKVWDWSALIPVVEAAGGEVTNWAGEPVSGDGRIIAVGDPRVRDQALVAFRRGAQ from the coding sequence ATGACCGAGTTTGAATCCTTTGCCGTCGAGCTGGCCGCCGGGGCCGCCCGTGTGACCCTGCCCTACTTTCGCGGCGACTATGCCGAGGAGAACAAGGCGGGCCCGGGTGCCTTCGATCCGGTCACCCAGGCGGACAGGGAGGCGGAAGCCGCGATCCGCACGATGATCGCAGCCCGGTACCCCGACCATGGGGTCATCGGCGAGGAATACGGCGAGGACCGACCGGACGCGGAACACGTCTGGATCCTGGACCCCATCGACGGCACGCGGGCCTTCATCGCGGGCCTGCCGATGTGGACGACCCTGATTGCACTCCGGGTCGGTGGACGACCGAAGGTCGGCGCCATCTCCCAGCCGTACATCGGCGAATTGTTTCTGGGGGGACCCTCGGGCGCCGTGCTGATGAGCCGGGGCCAGACCCGGCCGATCCGCGTGCGGCCCTGCGAGCGGCTGACCGATGCGGTGATCGCCACGACCGCGCCGGAAATCTTCACCGCGCCCGAACTGGGGGCCTGGACCCAGGTGATGGCGGCCGCGCGCCTGGCCCGCTACGGCTGCGACGCCTATGCCTATGCGATGCTGGCCATGGGGCGGATCGACATGGTGGCCGAGACGGGCCTGAAGGTCTGGGACTGGTCGGCCCTGATCCCCGTGGTCGAGGCGGCGGGCGGCGAGGTCACCAACTGGGCGGGCGAGCCGGTCAGCGGCGACGGCCGGATCATCGCCGTCGGCGACCCGCGCGTGCGCGATCAGGCCCTGGTCGCATTCCGCCGGGGCGCGCAGTAG
- a CDS encoding helix-turn-helix domain-containing protein, whose amino-acid sequence MATDIDLHLGRRLRRRRRLLGLTQQQLAIQVGIRFQQIQKYECGANRISAARLWQLSEALETPISYFYDGLAEAMERRETASANGGEMFSRKETLDLIQAYYQLGERPRRRLLDLAKSLHSEGDAVAS is encoded by the coding sequence ATGGCCACCGATATCGATCTTCACCTGGGGCGCCGTCTGCGCCGCCGTCGTCGCCTGCTGGGGTTGACCCAGCAACAGCTGGCCATCCAGGTCGGCATCCGCTTCCAGCAGATCCAGAAATACGAATGCGGGGCGAACCGTATCTCGGCCGCGCGCCTGTGGCAGCTGTCCGAGGCGCTGGAGACGCCGATCAGCTATTTCTACGACGGTCTGGCCGAGGCCATGGAGCGCAGGGAGACCGCCAGCGCCAATGGCGGGGAGATGTTTTCACGCAAGGAGACCCTCGACCTGATCCAGGCCTACTATCAGCTGGGCGAACGCCCGCGCCGTCGGCTGCTGGACCTGGCCAAGTCGCTGCACTCGGAAGGGGACGCGGTCGCGTCCTGA